The proteins below are encoded in one region of Micromonospora yangpuensis:
- a CDS encoding MarR family winged helix-turn-helix transcriptional regulator: MDEDLPEPLRAVEHELTALLRRGRAISWEIAREVHPNLEPNAYGLLLWLRRCGSIRLTELAERLGIGKGTLSRQIQGLEALGLVRRDPDPTDRRAAQLSLTEQGQHRFDAARDSRLGQIWRTVHGWPEQDVADFARLLSRFNDAWGSHSQG; the protein is encoded by the coding sequence GTGGACGAGGACCTGCCGGAGCCGCTGCGGGCGGTGGAGCACGAGCTGACCGCCCTGCTGCGCCGGGGTCGGGCCATCTCCTGGGAGATCGCCCGGGAGGTGCACCCCAACCTCGAACCCAACGCGTACGGGCTGCTGCTCTGGCTGCGCCGGTGCGGCTCGATCCGGCTGACCGAGCTGGCCGAGCGGTTGGGCATCGGCAAGGGCACGCTGAGCCGGCAGATCCAGGGGCTGGAGGCGCTCGGGCTGGTCCGGCGGGATCCGGATCCCACCGACCGACGGGCCGCCCAGCTCAGCCTCACCGAGCAGGGGCAGCACCGGTTCGACGCCGCCCGCGACTCCCGGCTGGGCCAGATCTGGCGCACCGTGCACGGCTGGCCGGAACAGGACGTGGCGGACTTCGCCCGGCTGTTGAGCCGCTTCAACGACGCCTGGGGCAGCCACAGCCAGGGTTGA
- the ftsY gene encoding signal recognition particle-docking protein FtsY translates to MDYLLIALALLGVLILGGIGLVVPRLRRRQEPPPAPVEPERTAPEVQAPEADLSTGVVVEAPPVVEAPAPTLEVPEPTAGRLIRLRSRLSRSQNAFGKGLLGLLSRDHLDEDAWEEIEDSLITADVGIDATREIVDRLRERTRVLGTRSAVELRALLAAELVNALDPELDRSLNTTGKPDAPAVLLVVGVNGAGKTTTCGKIARVLVADGRTVLLGAADTFRAAAADQLQTWGGRVGAETVRGPEGADPASVAFDAVRRGIDTGVDTVLIDTAGRLQNKIGLMDELGKVKRVVTKHGPIDETLLILDATTGQNGLEQARVFTEVVNVTGVVLTKLDGTAKGGIVIAVQRKLGIPVKLVGLGEGPDDLAPFEPTQFVDALLGTEPLARDA, encoded by the coding sequence ATGGATTACCTCCTCATCGCCCTCGCGCTGCTCGGTGTGCTGATCCTGGGCGGCATCGGACTGGTGGTGCCGCGGCTGCGCCGCCGGCAGGAGCCACCGCCGGCACCGGTCGAGCCGGAGCGGACGGCGCCGGAGGTCCAGGCGCCGGAGGCCGACCTCTCCACCGGGGTCGTGGTGGAGGCTCCACCGGTGGTCGAGGCGCCCGCGCCGACCCTGGAGGTCCCCGAGCCGACCGCCGGCCGGCTGATCCGGCTGCGGTCGCGGCTCTCCCGCTCGCAGAACGCCTTCGGCAAGGGGCTGCTCGGCCTGCTCAGCCGGGACCACCTGGACGAGGACGCCTGGGAGGAGATCGAGGACAGCCTGATCACCGCGGACGTCGGCATCGACGCCACCCGGGAGATCGTCGACCGGCTGCGTGAGCGTACCCGGGTCCTCGGCACCCGCTCGGCCGTCGAACTGCGGGCGCTGCTCGCCGCCGAGCTGGTGAACGCCCTCGACCCGGAGCTGGACCGGTCGCTGAACACCACAGGTAAGCCGGACGCCCCGGCGGTGTTGCTGGTGGTCGGGGTCAACGGGGCCGGCAAGACCACCACCTGCGGCAAGATCGCCCGGGTGCTGGTCGCCGACGGCCGTACCGTGCTGCTCGGCGCCGCCGACACGTTCCGGGCCGCCGCCGCCGACCAGTTGCAGACCTGGGGTGGCCGGGTGGGTGCCGAGACGGTACGCGGGCCGGAGGGTGCCGACCCGGCAAGCGTCGCCTTCGACGCGGTCCGGCGGGGCATCGACACCGGCGTGGACACCGTGCTGATCGACACCGCCGGGCGGCTGCAGAACAAGATCGGCCTGATGGACGAGCTGGGCAAGGTCAAGCGGGTGGTGACCAAGCACGGCCCGATCGACGAGACGCTGCTCATCCTGGACGCCACCACCGGGCAGAACGGTCTGGAGCAGGCCCGGGTCTTCACCGAGGTGGTCAACGTCACCGGGGTGGTGCTCACCAAGCTCGACGGCACCGCCAAGGGCGGCATCGTGATCGCCGTGCAACGCAAGCTCGGCATCCCGGTGAAGCTGGTCGGCCTGGGTGAGGGGCCGGACGATCTGGCGCCCTTCGAGCCGACCCAGTTCGTCGACGCGCTGCTCGGCACCGAGCCGCTCGCCCGGGACGCGTAA
- the ffh gene encoding signal recognition particle protein, protein MFDTLSDRLSGIFTKLRGKGRLTDADIDATAREIRMALLEADVALPVVKGFIANVKERARSAEVSQALNPAQQIIKIVNEELVNVLGGEGRRLQFAKQPPTVIMLAGLQGSGKTTLAGKLARWLKGQGHQPLLVAADLQRPNAVGQLQVLGGRAGVEVYAPEPGNGTGDPVQVARASIEHARRAARDIVIVDTAGRLGIDADMMRQAADIRDAVQPDEVIFVIDAMVGQDAVRTAEAFRDGVGITGVVLSKLDGDARGGAALSVREVTGQPILFASTGEKLEDFDVFHPDRMASRILGMGDVLTLIEQAEQAFDTDQKEKMTAKLMGGEQFTLEDFLDQLIAVRRMGPIANVLAMMPGMGQMKDQLGELDDKHFDRVTAIIRSMTPAERSTPKIINGSRRARIAAGSGVTVMDVNQLLNRFADAQKMMKQMGGMMGLPGGGRRKATKSPKNKRKGTKGGNRPRAGAQGGLPPGFPGGMPQLPPGMNPDDLAGQGLPPGFKLPKIDFNKLGKGDKGPR, encoded by the coding sequence GTGTTTGACACCTTGAGTGACCGCCTGTCCGGGATCTTCACGAAGCTTCGCGGCAAGGGCCGGCTCACCGACGCCGACATCGACGCCACCGCGCGCGAGATCCGGATGGCGTTGCTGGAGGCCGACGTCGCGCTGCCGGTGGTCAAGGGCTTCATCGCGAACGTCAAGGAGCGGGCCCGCAGCGCGGAGGTCTCCCAGGCGCTCAACCCGGCCCAGCAGATCATCAAGATCGTCAACGAGGAGCTGGTGAACGTCCTCGGCGGCGAGGGCCGGCGGTTGCAGTTCGCCAAGCAGCCACCGACGGTGATCATGCTCGCCGGCCTGCAGGGCTCCGGTAAGACCACCCTCGCCGGCAAGCTGGCCCGCTGGCTCAAGGGCCAGGGCCACCAGCCGCTGCTGGTCGCCGCCGACCTGCAGCGCCCCAACGCCGTCGGGCAGCTCCAGGTGCTCGGTGGCCGGGCCGGGGTCGAGGTGTACGCCCCGGAGCCCGGCAACGGCACCGGTGACCCGGTGCAGGTGGCGCGGGCCTCGATCGAGCACGCCCGGCGGGCCGCCCGGGACATCGTCATCGTCGACACCGCCGGCCGGCTCGGTATCGACGCCGACATGATGCGGCAGGCCGCCGACATCCGGGACGCGGTACAGCCGGACGAGGTCATCTTCGTCATCGACGCGATGGTCGGTCAGGACGCCGTGCGTACCGCCGAGGCGTTCCGCGACGGTGTCGGCATCACCGGTGTGGTGCTCTCCAAGCTCGACGGCGACGCCCGGGGTGGCGCGGCCCTGTCGGTGCGGGAGGTCACCGGGCAGCCGATCCTCTTCGCCTCCACCGGCGAGAAGCTGGAGGACTTCGACGTCTTCCACCCCGACCGGATGGCCAGCCGGATCCTCGGCATGGGCGACGTCCTCACTCTGATCGAGCAGGCCGAGCAGGCCTTCGACACCGATCAGAAGGAGAAGATGACCGCCAAGCTGATGGGCGGTGAGCAGTTCACCCTGGAGGACTTCCTCGACCAGCTGATCGCGGTCCGGCGGATGGGCCCGATCGCCAACGTGCTGGCCATGATGCCCGGCATGGGGCAGATGAAGGACCAGCTCGGTGAGCTGGACGACAAGCACTTCGACCGGGTCACCGCGATCATCCGGTCGATGACCCCGGCCGAGCGGAGCACCCCGAAGATCATCAACGGCTCCCGGCGGGCCCGGATCGCCGCCGGCTCCGGGGTCACCGTGATGGACGTCAACCAGCTGCTCAACCGCTTCGCCGACGCGCAGAAGATGATGAAGCAGATGGGCGGCATGATGGGCCTGCCCGGCGGCGGTCGACGCAAGGCGACCAAGTCGCCGAAGAACAAGCGCAAGGGCACCAAGGGCGGCAACCGGCCGCGCGCCGGGGCGCAGGGTGGGCTGCCTCCGGGCTTCCCGGGCGGCATGCCGCAGCTGCCGCCGGGGATGAACCCGGACGACCTGGCCGGCCAGGGGCTGCCGCCGGGCTTCAAGCTTCCGAAGATCGACTTCAACAAGCTCGGCAAGGGGGACAAGGGCCCGCGCTGA
- a CDS encoding alkaline phosphatase D family protein, giving the protein MPESRLLIGPLLRRVVDTRATIWVETSGPAVVTVRTADGATGSAPTFSAYDHHYALVVVEGLTPDSATTYQVSIGDEVAWPLPESEFPPSVIRTRAADDRDQPVRMIFGSCRETTQHATTRKLPPDALDAYARRMMTAAGEAGRPDLLVLLGDQVYADETSPTMQRLLKRRRRRPKDAPADQVVSFDEYTKLYLESWRDPEIRWLLSTVPSVMIFDDHEVIDDWNTSAAWRADMREQPWWAERIASGLASYWVYQHLGNLSPDEITADPLYAKITAAEDATEVLREFGARVDTESDVAHDNDRWRAVQYQWSYSLDLGRTRLVMLDNRCSRVLEPGHRAMLPAGEWSWFVDRAHGVYDHLVVGSSLPWLLPPGIHHVESWNERLAESDRAWVAKFGESLRRALDLEHWAAFRRSFDALGALFVRIGSGQPGTSGDRVGAGPAYAPPASISVLGGDVHHSYVARAQFAEPEMRTPVHQLTCSPIHNQVPAGMRPVMKLGWAAGPASAARALARAAGVRRPTVRWRKLAGPYFGNAVSTLRHEGRSAAVTIEGTTGDGELRPVAHHHLT; this is encoded by the coding sequence ATGCCTGAGTCCCGCCTGCTGATCGGCCCGTTGCTGCGACGGGTCGTCGACACCAGGGCGACGATCTGGGTGGAGACGAGCGGGCCCGCCGTGGTCACCGTCCGCACCGCCGACGGCGCCACCGGCAGCGCCCCCACCTTCTCCGCGTACGACCACCACTACGCGTTGGTGGTGGTGGAGGGGCTCACCCCTGACAGCGCCACGACCTACCAGGTGTCGATCGGCGACGAGGTGGCCTGGCCGCTGCCGGAGAGCGAGTTCCCGCCGAGCGTCATCCGCACCCGGGCCGCCGACGACCGCGACCAGCCGGTACGGATGATCTTCGGCTCGTGCCGGGAGACCACCCAGCACGCCACCACCCGCAAGCTGCCCCCGGACGCCCTCGACGCGTACGCCCGGCGGATGATGACCGCGGCCGGTGAGGCCGGCCGGCCCGACCTGCTGGTGCTCCTCGGCGACCAGGTGTACGCAGACGAGACCTCACCGACGATGCAGCGGCTGCTCAAGCGCCGCCGGCGGCGGCCCAAGGACGCCCCGGCAGACCAGGTGGTCAGCTTCGACGAGTACACCAAGCTGTACCTGGAGTCGTGGCGGGACCCGGAGATCCGCTGGCTGCTCTCCACCGTGCCGAGCGTGATGATCTTCGACGACCACGAGGTCATCGACGACTGGAACACCTCCGCGGCCTGGCGCGCGGACATGCGGGAGCAGCCGTGGTGGGCCGAGCGGATCGCCAGCGGACTGGCCTCGTACTGGGTGTACCAGCACCTGGGCAACCTGTCGCCGGACGAGATCACCGCCGACCCGCTGTACGCCAAGATCACCGCCGCCGAGGACGCCACCGAGGTGCTGCGCGAGTTCGGCGCCCGGGTGGACACCGAGTCGGACGTGGCCCACGACAACGACCGCTGGCGGGCCGTGCAGTACCAGTGGAGCTACTCGCTGGACCTGGGCCGCACCCGGCTGGTGATGCTGGACAACCGGTGCAGCCGGGTGCTGGAGCCCGGTCACCGGGCGATGCTGCCCGCCGGCGAGTGGTCCTGGTTCGTCGACCGGGCCCACGGCGTCTACGACCACCTGGTGGTGGGCTCCTCGCTGCCCTGGCTGCTGCCGCCGGGCATCCACCACGTGGAGTCGTGGAACGAGCGGCTGGCCGAGTCCGACCGGGCCTGGGTGGCCAAGTTCGGGGAGAGCCTGCGCCGCGCGCTGGACCTGGAACACTGGGCGGCGTTCCGTCGCTCCTTCGACGCGCTGGGCGCGCTCTTCGTGCGGATCGGCAGCGGGCAGCCGGGCACCTCCGGCGACCGGGTAGGCGCCGGTCCGGCGTACGCCCCACCGGCGTCGATCAGCGTGCTCGGCGGCGACGTCCACCACTCGTACGTGGCCCGGGCGCAGTTCGCCGAGCCGGAGATGCGCACCCCGGTGCACCAGCTCACCTGCTCGCCGATCCACAACCAGGTGCCGGCCGGGATGCGCCCGGTGATGAAGCTGGGCTGGGCGGCCGGGCCGGCGTCGGCCGCCCGCGCCCTGGCCCGCGCCGCCGGGGTCCGTCGCCCGACCGTGCGGTGGCGCAAGCTGGCCGGGCCGTACTTCGGCAACGCGGTGAGCACCCTGCGGCACGAGGGCCGGTCGGCGGCGGTGACCATCGAGGGCACCACCGGCGACGGCGAGCTACGCCCGGTAGCCCACCACCACCTCACCTGA
- a CDS encoding MDR family MFS transporter has protein sequence MTQAATIRTTPVQMSHRQILEALSGLLLGMFVAILSSTVVTNGLPRIITELHGGQSAYTWVITSALLATTATTPIWGKLADLTNKKTLVQLSLVIYLIGSVLAGLSQSTGQLIACRVLQGIGAGGLTALAQVIMATMITPRERGRYSGYLGAVMAVATIGGPLIGGVIVDTPWLGWRWCFYVGVPFALAALVVLQRTLHLPVVRRKAKIDWTGATLITAAVSTLLIWVTLAGDRFAWGSWPSLAMVSGAVLLGALAVLVETRAAEPVIPPHLFRSRTITLATVASVAVGVGMFGVSVFLGQYFQVSRGQSPTVAGLMTLPMILGLLIASTVVGQVISRTGRWKRYLVAGSALLTVGFTLLGTLRADTNLVLLSGYLVLVGVGLGLTMQNLVLVVQNSVGPHELGAASSLVAFFRTLGGAVGVSALGALLSTRVTGYLSDGLARLGVPAIDAGGTLPDVNALPAPVRAVVESAYGDGAGDIFLAAAPFGLIALVAVSLIREVPLRRHHDDPPADEVARQPSAPAAGSPILVGADRPLPGPNRQPVAQPAGVSAARR, from the coding sequence ATGACCCAGGCGGCAACCATCCGTACGACCCCGGTCCAGATGAGCCACCGGCAGATCCTGGAGGCACTCTCCGGGCTGTTGCTGGGGATGTTCGTCGCGATCCTCTCCTCCACGGTCGTCACGAACGGGCTGCCACGGATCATCACCGAACTGCACGGCGGCCAGTCGGCGTACACCTGGGTGATCACCTCGGCCCTGCTGGCAACCACCGCGACCACCCCGATCTGGGGCAAACTCGCCGACCTGACCAACAAGAAGACACTGGTCCAGCTCTCCCTGGTGATCTACCTGATCGGGTCGGTGCTGGCCGGGCTCTCCCAGAGCACCGGCCAGTTGATCGCCTGCCGGGTGTTGCAGGGCATCGGCGCGGGCGGCCTCACCGCGCTGGCCCAGGTGATCATGGCGACGATGATCACGCCCCGGGAGCGGGGCCGCTACAGCGGCTACCTCGGGGCGGTGATGGCGGTGGCGACCATCGGCGGCCCGCTGATCGGTGGCGTCATCGTCGACACCCCGTGGCTCGGCTGGCGCTGGTGCTTCTACGTCGGGGTGCCGTTCGCCCTGGCCGCCCTGGTGGTGTTGCAGCGGACCCTGCACCTGCCGGTGGTCCGCCGGAAGGCGAAGATCGACTGGACGGGTGCCACGCTGATCACCGCCGCCGTCTCGACGCTGCTGATCTGGGTCACCCTCGCCGGTGACCGGTTCGCCTGGGGTTCCTGGCCGAGTCTGGCCATGGTGTCCGGCGCGGTACTCCTCGGCGCGCTCGCGGTGCTGGTGGAGACCCGGGCCGCCGAACCGGTCATCCCCCCGCACCTGTTCCGCTCGCGGACCATCACCCTGGCCACCGTCGCCAGCGTCGCGGTCGGCGTCGGCATGTTCGGCGTCTCGGTCTTCCTCGGCCAGTACTTCCAGGTCAGCCGGGGGCAGAGCCCGACCGTGGCAGGTCTGATGACGCTGCCGATGATCCTCGGCCTGCTGATCGCCTCCACCGTGGTCGGCCAGGTGATCAGCCGCACCGGCCGGTGGAAGCGGTACCTGGTCGCCGGCTCCGCGCTGCTCACCGTCGGCTTCACGCTGCTGGGCACGCTGCGCGCCGACACCAACCTGGTGCTGCTCAGCGGATACCTGGTCCTGGTCGGCGTGGGACTGGGCCTGACCATGCAGAACCTGGTGCTGGTGGTGCAGAACAGCGTGGGCCCGCACGAGCTCGGCGCGGCCAGCTCACTTGTCGCCTTCTTCCGTACCCTCGGTGGCGCGGTCGGCGTCTCGGCCCTCGGCGCGTTGCTGTCGACCCGGGTCACCGGCTACCTCAGCGACGGCCTGGCCCGGCTCGGTGTGCCGGCCATCGACGCCGGCGGCACCCTGCCCGACGTCAACGCGCTGCCCGCGCCGGTACGCGCGGTGGTGGAGAGCGCGTACGGCGACGGCGCCGGGGACATCTTCCTGGCCGCCGCCCCGTTCGGGTTGATCGCCCTGGTCGCGGTGAGCCTGATCAGGGAGGTGCCGCTGCGCCGGCACCACGACGACCCGCCCGCCGACGAGGTCGCGCGGCAGCCGTCGGCACCGGCCGCCGGCAGCCCGATCCTGGTCGGCGCCGACAGGCCACTGCCGGGCCCGAACCGCCAGCCGGTGGCTCAGCCGGCCGGCGTCAGCGCGGCCCGCAGGTAA
- a CDS encoding ammonium transporter — MPEAPTIDTGNTAWLLISSAIVLLMTPGLALFYGGLNRSKGVLNMMMMSFSAMGLISILWLFYGFSIAFGDDQGGVIGNVGQYLGTKTFMAETDLWGETGIPLYVFMAFQMMFAVITVALISGAIADRAKFSGWLLFAFGWATLVYFPVAHWVWGGGFIGAGLGALDFAGGTAVHINSGAAALALALVLGKRLGWPREAMKPHNVPMVALGAGLLWFGWFGFNAGSELTADSTTAIAFLNTQICAGAAVLGWLIVEKVRDGKPTLVGASSGAVAGLVAITPACAFVAPWAAVLLGLVAGAVCALAVSLKYKLGYDDALDVVGVHFVGGWIGCLWIGLFGTSSVSSLVENEGLFYGGGVSLLGVQALSALIVTAYSFVVAFALGFVINKTIGFRVSAEDEVNGIDLSEHAESGYDLSPAGGSSGGAFAMAGIGTPAAASSTTPEAEPAVPANEKVAG; from the coding sequence GTGCCTGAAGCACCGACGATCGATACCGGCAACACCGCGTGGTTGCTGATATCGAGCGCGATCGTGTTGCTCATGACGCCGGGTCTGGCGCTGTTCTACGGCGGCCTGAACCGGTCCAAGGGCGTGCTCAACATGATGATGATGAGTTTCTCCGCGATGGGGCTCATCAGTATTCTCTGGCTCTTTTACGGCTTCAGCATCGCCTTCGGCGATGACCAGGGCGGAGTGATCGGCAACGTCGGTCAGTACCTCGGCACCAAGACCTTCATGGCCGAGACCGACCTCTGGGGCGAGACCGGCATCCCGCTCTACGTCTTCATGGCCTTCCAGATGATGTTCGCCGTCATCACCGTCGCGCTGATCAGCGGCGCGATCGCCGACCGGGCCAAGTTCTCCGGCTGGCTGCTCTTCGCCTTCGGCTGGGCCACCCTGGTCTACTTCCCGGTGGCGCACTGGGTGTGGGGCGGTGGCTTCATCGGCGCCGGCCTCGGCGCCCTGGACTTCGCCGGTGGCACCGCGGTGCACATCAACTCCGGTGCCGCGGCCCTGGCCCTGGCGCTGGTGCTCGGCAAGCGGCTCGGCTGGCCCCGCGAGGCCATGAAGCCGCACAACGTGCCGATGGTCGCCCTCGGCGCCGGTCTGCTCTGGTTCGGCTGGTTCGGCTTCAACGCCGGCTCCGAGCTGACCGCCGATTCGACCACCGCGATCGCCTTCCTGAACACCCAGATCTGCGCCGGCGCCGCCGTGCTCGGCTGGCTGATCGTGGAGAAGGTGCGTGACGGCAAGCCGACCCTGGTCGGTGCCTCCTCCGGCGCCGTCGCCGGTCTGGTCGCGATCACCCCGGCCTGTGCCTTCGTCGCCCCCTGGGCGGCGGTCCTGCTCGGCCTGGTCGCCGGTGCGGTCTGCGCCCTGGCGGTCAGCCTGAAGTACAAGCTCGGCTACGACGACGCCCTCGACGTGGTGGGCGTGCACTTCGTCGGTGGCTGGATCGGCTGCCTCTGGATCGGCCTCTTCGGCACCAGCTCGGTCAGTTCGCTGGTGGAGAACGAGGGCCTGTTCTACGGCGGCGGGGTCAGCCTGCTCGGCGTCCAGGCGCTGAGCGCCCTGATCGTCACGGCGTACTCCTTCGTGGTGGCCTTCGCGCTCGGCTTCGTCATCAACAAGACCATCGGGTTCCGGGTCTCCGCCGAGGACGAGGTCAACGGCATCGACCTCAGCGAGCACGCGGAGAGCGGCTACGACCTGAGCCCGGCCGGTGGCAGCTCGGGTGGGGCGTTCGCGATGGCCGGCATCGGCACCCCCGCTGCCGCGTCGAGCACCACGCCGGAGGCGGAGCCCGCCGTTCCGGCCAACGAGAAGGTCGCCGGTTAA
- a CDS encoding HAD family hydrolase — MARERATALLVDLDGVLRRFDPAVAAGVEREYGLSDGVLGEIATQWGRLQPVLTGRVSHAEWMSSVADALADSVGDPERARTAVAQWQRYRGEVDPEVLAFLREVRATGIRVGLGTNATDVLDADLTALGLADEFDVVVNSSVVGFNKPAKEYFQAACAALATAPARVLFVDDEDWAIRGARVAGLSAYRWSGPAGLRYLRAALTPAG; from the coding sequence GTGGCTCGGGAACGCGCGACAGCGCTCCTGGTGGACCTCGACGGGGTGCTGCGTCGGTTCGACCCGGCCGTGGCGGCCGGGGTGGAGCGGGAGTACGGGCTCTCCGACGGGGTGCTGGGTGAGATCGCCACCCAGTGGGGGCGGCTGCAGCCGGTGCTCACCGGCCGGGTCAGCCACGCCGAGTGGATGAGCAGCGTCGCCGACGCGCTCGCCGACTCGGTGGGTGACCCCGAGCGGGCCCGGACGGCGGTCGCCCAGTGGCAGCGCTACCGGGGCGAGGTGGACCCGGAGGTGCTCGCCTTCCTCCGCGAGGTGCGGGCCACCGGGATCCGGGTCGGGCTGGGCACCAACGCCACCGACGTGCTCGACGCCGACCTGACCGCGCTGGGGCTGGCCGACGAGTTCGACGTGGTGGTCAACTCCTCGGTGGTCGGGTTCAACAAGCCGGCGAAGGAGTACTTCCAGGCAGCCTGCGCCGCGTTGGCGACCGCACCGGCCCGGGTGCTCTTCGTCGACGACGAGGACTGGGCGATCCGGGGCGCGCGGGTGGCCGGGCTGTCGGCGTACCGGTGGAGTGGTCCGGCGGGCCTGCGTTACCTGCGGGCCGCGCTGACGCCGGCCGGCTGA
- a CDS encoding aminoglycoside phosphotransferase family protein codes for MTIDDRTFTGWRDPRQSGPRLGRPYVTSQEIPLHGGNVSTVVRVGDTVRRNAGPWTPAVHALLRHLEYVGFSGAPRALGMDERNREVLSYLEGECGEYPLAGHWVTDEALVTVATMLRMFHDAQYGFVPPPGAVWRSFGPPPPDTEVICHHDAAPHNVIWRPDGTLGLIDFDLASPGARIYDVAYAAWTWVPIFSDRDSITLGWKRPDRPRRLRLFADAYGLIPRDRHRLIRTIRKRIVDHVEGIRRMAAAGEPAFVRIVHKGHLRRPMRDLRLLDYERHALEHALR; via the coding sequence GTGACCATCGACGATCGCACCTTCACCGGGTGGCGTGATCCGCGCCAGTCGGGGCCGCGCCTCGGGAGACCGTACGTGACTTCGCAGGAGATCCCGCTGCACGGCGGGAACGTCAGCACCGTGGTCCGGGTGGGCGACACCGTCCGGCGTAACGCCGGCCCGTGGACACCGGCCGTGCACGCCCTGTTGCGCCACCTGGAGTACGTCGGCTTCAGCGGTGCGCCCCGCGCGCTGGGCATGGACGAGCGCAACCGGGAGGTGCTGTCGTACCTGGAGGGGGAGTGCGGGGAGTACCCGCTCGCCGGGCACTGGGTGACCGACGAGGCGCTGGTGACGGTCGCCACCATGCTGCGGATGTTCCACGACGCCCAGTACGGTTTCGTGCCCCCGCCCGGGGCGGTCTGGCGCTCGTTCGGCCCGCCGCCGCCGGACACCGAGGTGATCTGCCATCACGACGCCGCCCCGCACAACGTGATCTGGCGACCGGACGGCACCCTCGGGCTGATCGACTTCGACCTCGCCTCGCCCGGCGCGCGGATCTACGACGTCGCCTACGCCGCCTGGACCTGGGTGCCGATCTTCTCCGACCGGGACTCGATAACCCTGGGCTGGAAGCGCCCGGACCGGCCGCGCCGGCTGCGGCTCTTCGCCGACGCGTACGGGCTGATCCCCCGGGACCGGCACCGGCTGATCCGGACCATCCGCAAGCGGATCGTCGACCACGTCGAGGGGATCCGGCGGATGGCCGCCGCCGGCGAGCCGGCTTTCGTCCGGATCGTGCACAAGGGTCACCTTCGTCGCCCCATGCGTGACCTGCGCCTGCTCGACTACGAGCGGCACGCCCTGGAGCACGCGCTGCGCTGA
- a CDS encoding P-II family nitrogen regulator produces MKLVTAVIKPYQLDAVKEALHALGVAGLTVSEVQGYGRQKGHTEVYRGAEYTVEFLPKIRVEVLTDEIDVEKIVDAIVGAARTGKIGDGKVWVTGVEEVVRVRTGERGLDAL; encoded by the coding sequence ATGAAGCTGGTGACCGCGGTCATCAAGCCGTACCAGCTGGACGCGGTGAAGGAGGCGCTGCACGCCCTCGGCGTGGCCGGCCTGACCGTCAGCGAGGTCCAGGGGTACGGCCGGCAGAAGGGGCACACCGAGGTCTACCGGGGTGCCGAGTACACGGTCGAGTTCCTGCCCAAGATCCGGGTGGAGGTGCTCACCGACGAGATCGACGTCGAGAAGATCGTCGACGCGATCGTGGGCGCCGCCCGGACCGGCAAGATCGGTGACGGCAAGGTGTGGGTGACCGGAGTCGAGGAGGTCGTCCGGGTCCGTACCGGTGAACGCGGCCTCGACGCACTCTGA
- a CDS encoding Uma2 family endonuclease — translation MTVAPILPERSEWTVDDLGDLPKDLPYELINGRLIVPSPTALHQDLCVCLLLALGVDCPPDLMVSIDLSMQVDRRNEPRPDVVAIRREHADRSPVPIADAPLVVEVISPSSVFRDMYDKARVYARAGVRTYWVVEPLHERMTLTEFVLGPRGEYEAATHTEDLFVTERPWKVSVDLPALTARRAGLLTRDGQ, via the coding sequence ATGACCGTGGCACCCATCCTGCCCGAGCGCTCGGAGTGGACGGTCGACGACCTCGGCGACCTGCCGAAGGACCTTCCGTACGAACTGATCAACGGAAGGTTGATCGTGCCGTCCCCCACCGCGCTCCACCAGGACCTCTGCGTCTGCCTGCTGCTGGCGCTCGGAGTCGACTGCCCGCCCGACCTCATGGTCAGCATCGACCTGTCCATGCAGGTCGACCGGCGCAACGAACCCCGTCCGGACGTGGTCGCCATCCGGCGGGAGCACGCCGACCGCAGCCCGGTACCGATCGCCGACGCGCCGCTGGTGGTCGAGGTGATCTCCCCGTCCTCGGTCTTCCGGGACATGTACGACAAGGCCCGGGTCTACGCCCGCGCCGGGGTACGGACCTACTGGGTGGTCGAGCCGCTGCACGAGCGGATGACGCTCACCGAGTTCGTGCTCGGCCCGAGGGGCGAGTACGAGGCAGCCACCCACACCGAGGACCTCTTCGTCACCGAGCGGCCCTGGAAGGTCTCGGTCGACCTGCCGGCGTTGACCGCCCGCCGGGCCGGTCTGCTGACCCGCGACGGGCAGTGA